One region of Flavobacterium pisciphilum genomic DNA includes:
- a CDS encoding penicillin acylase family protein has translation MKKIKKILLVLFLLLIVLGIVLCTYIFHLKPKYEGEVKLKNIQKETTVYFDDFGVPHIYADSQKEAMTVLGYVHAQDRLWQMELMRRIASGRLSEIFGSVMLKNDKFFSGLGIEEASEKAIAQLDKNSQSYQLTMAYLDGINQYMDEGVTPIEFQLVGVKKQKFTIKDVYNIFGYMSFSFAMAQKTDPLMTDIRNKYGDEYLKDFGLNGELNTTQIRSAKEKPEEYAAISKSVASLLEKSPIPPFIGSNSWVISSQKTKNGKVIFANDPHIGFSQPGTWYEAHIVTPDFELYGCYLAGTPYPLLGHNREYAYGLTMFENDDIDFYQEEDKQGDSNQYKTPNGFEKYEIRKKTIKVKDSSDVVVNVKISRHGPVMNGLIEDLKNSNKPIAMSWVYTQQPIKILDAVYGISHAKNKSDFKKAVSLIAAPGLNVMYGDAKGNVGWWATGTLYKHNKGVNPNFILDGASGKDDIAEYLDFSKNPSAENPEWGYVYSANNQPEAIDGFLYPGYYLPEDRAKRITQLLDAKSDWDKEAVSKMIFDNTTIVAPKVVENLILNIKNETLTANEKQALGILKDWKGTNNLQDVAPTIYNKWVYSYLSNTFEDELGKDSFKDFLGTHLVKQIIAKQMQNENSVWWDNILTKDVKETKKEILVKSFHEAVAALEKQLGANVQDWKWEKVHTVEYHHPLGQVAALRGIFNAGPFATSGSSEVINNQFFDFTDKGVYDVKGGPSTRRIVDFSDIENSWSILPTGQSGNPFSKHYTDQAELYNEGKFRKMKLNKDEIIKTSTKLIFKPK, from the coding sequence ATGAAAAAAATTAAAAAAATACTGCTTGTTTTGTTCTTACTGCTTATTGTTTTAGGGATTGTTTTGTGTACTTATATTTTTCATTTAAAACCAAAATATGAAGGAGAAGTAAAACTGAAAAATATTCAAAAAGAAACAACTGTATACTTTGATGATTTTGGTGTGCCACATATTTATGCAGATTCTCAAAAAGAAGCCATGACCGTTTTGGGTTATGTACATGCTCAGGACCGTTTGTGGCAAATGGAGTTAATGCGACGAATAGCTTCAGGACGATTGTCGGAAATTTTTGGTTCGGTAATGCTTAAAAATGATAAGTTTTTCTCTGGTTTAGGAATAGAAGAAGCGTCAGAGAAAGCAATAGCGCAATTAGATAAAAACAGTCAGAGTTATCAATTAACAATGGCTTATTTAGATGGAATAAACCAATATATGGATGAAGGGGTTACACCAATAGAGTTTCAATTGGTTGGAGTGAAAAAACAGAAATTCACTATAAAAGATGTGTATAATATTTTTGGATATATGTCATTTAGTTTTGCAATGGCACAAAAGACAGATCCCTTAATGACTGATATTCGTAATAAATATGGAGATGAATATTTAAAAGATTTTGGTTTAAATGGAGAATTGAATACTACTCAAATAAGAAGTGCAAAAGAGAAGCCTGAGGAATATGCAGCAATTTCAAAATCGGTTGCTTCACTTCTTGAAAAATCTCCAATTCCACCTTTTATAGGAAGTAATAGTTGGGTGATTTCTTCTCAGAAAACAAAGAATGGGAAAGTTATTTTTGCTAATGATCCTCATATTGGGTTTTCACAACCAGGAACATGGTATGAAGCTCATATTGTAACTCCAGATTTTGAATTGTATGGTTGTTATTTGGCAGGAACGCCATATCCTTTATTAGGACATAATAGAGAATATGCATATGGATTGACAATGTTTGAAAATGATGATATTGATTTTTATCAAGAAGAAGATAAACAGGGTGATTCTAATCAATATAAAACACCAAATGGGTTTGAAAAATATGAAATTAGAAAGAAGACTATAAAAGTAAAGGATTCATCAGATGTTGTAGTAAATGTAAAGATAAGTCGTCATGGACCTGTTATGAATGGGTTGATAGAGGATTTAAAAAATAGCAATAAGCCAATAGCAATGTCTTGGGTTTATACGCAGCAACCTATAAAAATTCTAGATGCTGTTTATGGTATTTCGCATGCTAAAAATAAAAGTGATTTTAAGAAAGCGGTTAGTCTTATTGCTGCCCCTGGATTAAATGTAATGTATGGTGATGCAAAAGGAAATGTAGGCTGGTGGGCTACAGGAACGTTATACAAGCATAATAAAGGAGTGAACCCTAATTTTATTCTTGATGGCGCAAGTGGCAAGGATGATATTGCCGAATATTTGGATTTCTCTAAAAATCCTTCTGCTGAAAATCCAGAATGGGGTTATGTATATTCTGCAAATAATCAGCCAGAAGCTATCGATGGGTTTTTATACCCAGGATATTATCTTCCAGAGGACCGTGCTAAAAGAATCACACAATTACTTGATGCAAAATCAGATTGGGATAAAGAAGCAGTGAGTAAAATGATTTTTGATAATACTACAATAGTAGCTCCAAAGGTGGTTGAGAATTTAATTTTGAATATCAAAAATGAAACGCTTACAGCAAATGAAAAACAAGCATTAGGTATTCTTAAGGATTGGAAAGGAACTAATAACTTGCAAGATGTAGCGCCTACAATTTATAATAAATGGGTGTACTCTTATTTAAGTAACACTTTTGAAGATGAATTAGGGAAAGACAGTTTTAAAGACTTTTTAGGAACACATCTTGTAAAACAAATTATTGCAAAACAGATGCAAAATGAAAACTCTGTTTGGTGGGATAATATATTGACTAAAGATGTAAAAGAAACTAAGAAAGAGATTCTAGTAAAGTCATTTCATGAGGCTGTAGCAGCTTTAGAGAAACAATTAGGAGCAAATGTTCAAGATTGGAAATGGGAAAAAGTACATACAGTAGAGTATCATCATCCATTAGGGCAGGTGGCAGCTTTGCGAGGCATTTTTAATGCAGGACCTTTTGCAACTTCAGGTTCGTCGGAAGTAATCAACAACCAGTTTTTTGATTTTACTGATAAAGGGGTTTATGATGTAAAGGGTGGTCCATCGACAAGAAGGATTGTAGACTTTTCGGACATAGAGAATAGCTGGAGTATTTTACCAACAGGACAATCAGGAAATCCGTTTAGTAAACATTATACAGATCAAGCAGAACTTTATAATGAAGGAAAGTTCCGAAAAATGAAACTAAACAAAGATGAAATTATAAAAACGTCTACTAAGTTGATTTTTAAGCCTAAATAG
- a CDS encoding FAD-dependent oxidoreductase, which translates to MQTPLKIAVVGSGLVGSLLAIYLKKEGHEVHVYDRSPDIRKINFSGRSINLAMSNRGWKALDGVGVGDAVREIAIPMDKRAIHLVDKLNFQNYGQEGESIYSISRGTLNRKMIDLAENAGAEFFFEQKIWDVTLSDATLHIGETERGEWEEKKYDMVFGADGAFSRIRHRMQRQSMFNYSQEFLNMGYKELNIPANPDATHKLDKNSFHIWPRGEYMLIALPNLDGSFTCTLFMPFEGENSFASLTDRKQVEDFFERNFPDSIEVIPKLAEDFFNNPTSTLVTMKCFPWTYNDKIALIGDACHAIVPFYGQGMNAGFEDITVLYEMMLKYGDDWKTVFSEYEISRKPNADAIAELSYRNFMEMSTKTADEKFLLQKKIEKAFSDKHPDKWIPLYSRVTFSERPYAEALAIGDFQNTIMEEILRMDNIETIWDSPIVENKILDLLK; encoded by the coding sequence ATGCAAACTCCACTTAAAATTGCTGTTGTAGGTTCTGGATTAGTTGGCTCATTGTTGGCAATTTACCTTAAAAAAGAAGGACACGAAGTTCATGTTTATGATCGAAGTCCAGATATTCGTAAAATTAATTTTTCGGGACGATCGATAAATTTAGCTATGTCTAATCGTGGTTGGAAAGCGCTTGATGGTGTTGGTGTGGGAGATGCAGTTCGTGAGATTGCTATTCCGATGGATAAACGAGCCATTCATTTAGTTGATAAGCTTAATTTTCAGAATTATGGACAAGAAGGAGAAAGCATCTACTCAATTTCGAGAGGAACACTGAATCGTAAAATGATCGATTTAGCAGAAAATGCTGGAGCTGAGTTTTTCTTTGAACAAAAAATATGGGATGTAACATTGAGTGATGCGACATTACATATTGGTGAAACGGAAAGAGGAGAATGGGAAGAGAAAAAATATGATATGGTTTTTGGAGCCGATGGTGCTTTTTCGAGAATTCGTCATCGTATGCAACGCCAAAGCATGTTTAATTATTCACAAGAGTTTTTGAATATGGGATATAAGGAATTGAATATTCCTGCAAATCCTGATGCGACACATAAACTAGATAAAAACTCATTTCATATTTGGCCACGAGGAGAGTATATGCTTATTGCATTGCCAAATTTAGACGGCAGCTTTACGTGTACTTTATTTATGCCTTTTGAGGGAGAAAACTCCTTTGCCTCGCTTACTGATAGAAAACAGGTAGAAGATTTCTTTGAGAGAAACTTCCCCGATTCTATTGAGGTTATACCAAAATTAGCGGAGGATTTCTTTAATAACCCAACAAGTACATTGGTGACAATGAAGTGCTTTCCTTGGACGTATAATGATAAGATAGCATTGATTGGGGATGCCTGTCATGCTATTGTTCCTTTTTATGGTCAGGGAATGAATGCTGGTTTTGAAGATATAACCGTTTTGTATGAGATGATGCTCAAATACGGAGACGATTGGAAGACAGTTTTCTCTGAATATGAAATTTCACGTAAACCAAATGCAGATGCAATTGCGGAACTTTCGTATCGAAATTTTATGGAAATGAGTACCAAAACTGCTGATGAAAAATTTTTATTGCAAAAGAAGATAGAAAAAGCTTTTTCGGATAAGCATCCAGACAAATGGATTCCGCTTTATAGTCGTGTTACTTTTAGTGAACGACCTTATGCCGAAGCATTGGCAATTGGAGATTTCCAAAATACAATTATGGAAGAAATTTTAAGAATGGATAATATAGAGACAATTTGGGATAGTCCCATTGTCGAAAATAAAATTCTTGATTTGTTGAAATAA
- a CDS encoding helicase HerA-like domain-containing protein: protein MSQKDEFIQSINDGYQTKGESIILGGAIYDGEPLNAHVKIPLKTLNRHGLIAGATGTGKTKTIQVLSEQLSLAGIPVLMMDIKGDFSGIAKEGEEKSFITERHAKIDIPYKTSQFPVELMTLSEQSGVRLRATVSEFGPVLFSRILGLNDTQSGVISVIFKYCDDNKMPLLDLKDIKKVINYITEEGKDEIAASYGKISTATTGTILRKIIELEQQGADIFFGELSFEIDDLMRIDENGKGYVNIIRLTDIQDKPKLFSTFMLSLLAEIYQQMPEKGDVDQPELVIFIDEAHLIFNEASKVLLEQIETIVKLIRSKGVGVYFVTQNPMDVPSGVLAQLGLKIQHALRAFTANDRQAIKKTADNYPISKYYKTDELLTSLGIGEALVTALNEKGVPTPLVATMMRAPMSRMDVLTESEIQEINQKSKLVKKYSEVIDRESAYEILTKKISDAEQAAASQEEEKPSKKASNEPSTASVVGKSVLKVVTSATFIRGVFGVLSKMFKK from the coding sequence ATGAGCCAAAAAGACGAATTTATTCAAAGTATAAATGACGGTTATCAAACCAAGGGAGAAAGCATTATTCTTGGTGGAGCAATCTATGACGGGGAGCCTCTAAATGCACATGTAAAAATACCTTTAAAAACATTAAATCGTCACGGATTAATTGCTGGGGCAACAGGAACTGGGAAAACAAAGACAATTCAGGTATTATCTGAACAGCTCTCTCTAGCAGGAATCCCAGTTTTAATGATGGATATAAAAGGAGATTTTAGTGGTATTGCAAAAGAAGGTGAAGAAAAATCCTTTATTACCGAACGTCATGCTAAAATTGATATCCCCTATAAAACATCACAATTCCCAGTAGAATTAATGACACTTTCTGAGCAAAGTGGTGTGAGATTGCGCGCTACAGTTTCGGAATTTGGACCTGTATTGTTTTCTAGAATATTAGGATTAAACGATACACAATCAGGTGTTATTTCTGTTATTTTCAAATATTGTGACGACAATAAAATGCCTTTACTAGATTTAAAAGACATTAAAAAGGTCATTAATTATATTACAGAGGAAGGAAAAGATGAAATTGCAGCCAGCTATGGCAAAATATCTACCGCTACCACTGGAACAATCCTAAGAAAAATAATAGAACTTGAACAGCAAGGAGCGGATATCTTTTTTGGAGAATTATCATTCGAGATTGATGATTTAATGCGTATTGACGAAAATGGAAAAGGATACGTAAACATTATTCGCTTAACAGATATTCAGGATAAACCTAAATTATTCTCGACTTTTATGCTAAGCCTACTTGCTGAGATATACCAACAAATGCCTGAAAAAGGAGATGTTGATCAGCCTGAGTTAGTCATCTTTATAGATGAAGCCCATTTAATCTTTAATGAAGCTAGTAAAGTATTATTAGAACAAATTGAGACTATTGTAAAACTGATTCGTTCAAAAGGAGTTGGAGTTTATTTTGTAACTCAAAACCCAATGGATGTCCCTAGTGGAGTTCTGGCACAATTAGGATTAAAAATCCAACATGCCTTGAGAGCTTTTACAGCGAATGATAGACAAGCCATCAAAAAAACCGCAGACAACTACCCTATTTCTAAATATTACAAAACTGATGAACTCCTTACAAGTTTAGGTATTGGAGAGGCATTGGTAACAGCATTAAACGAAAAGGGTGTCCCTACACCATTGGTAGCTACTATGATGAGAGCCCCAATGAGTAGAATGGATGTACTTACAGAAAGTGAAATCCAAGAAATCAATCAGAAATCAAAATTAGTAAAGAAATATAGCGAAGTAATCGACCGTGAAAGCGCTTACGAAATACTAACCAAAAAAATTAGCGATGCCGAACAAGCTGCTGCTTCACAAGAAGAAGAAAAACCTTCAAAGAAAGCAAGCAACGAACCAAGTACTGCTAGTGTCGTTGGCAAATCGGTACTAAAAGTAGTAACAAGTGCTACCTTTATAAGAGGTGTCTTTGGCGTTTTATCAAAAATGTTCAAGAAGTAA
- a CDS encoding MotA/TolQ/ExbB proton channel family protein: MANVKVKKESTSNGGGMVSGLIIAACIFVGWCIWNFLMGSPSNFEGGTVEGHPLNILGMVYHGGIIVPILLGMLLMVLVFSIERYTVITKAAGKVNLDKFMKSVQGSIKEGNIDAAIASCDKQQGSVANAIKSALIKYQEVKKEGFNSEEASETIHKEIEEVTSLEMPMLEKNMTIISALVSLGTLGGLLGTVSGMIKAFSALASTGSPDQAALANGISEALVNTATGISTSIFAIIAYNFFTSKIDDLTYSIDEAGTTIVNTYRHFRGSLRQ; this comes from the coding sequence ATGGCAAACGTTAAAGTTAAAAAGGAAAGTACTTCAAATGGCGGAGGAATGGTGTCAGGGTTGATTATTGCAGCATGTATTTTTGTGGGTTGGTGTATTTGGAATTTCCTTATGGGTTCTCCTTCGAATTTTGAAGGTGGTACTGTTGAGGGGCATCCATTAAATATATTAGGTATGGTTTACCATGGTGGTATTATCGTTCCGATTTTGTTAGGTATGTTATTAATGGTTCTTGTATTTTCTATCGAAAGATATACAGTTATCACTAAAGCTGCTGGAAAAGTAAACTTGGATAAATTTATGAAAAGTGTTCAAGGAAGTATTAAAGAAGGAAACATTGATGCAGCTATTGCTTCATGTGACAAACAACAAGGTTCAGTTGCAAATGCAATTAAATCAGCTTTAATTAAATACCAAGAAGTTAAGAAAGAAGGATTCAATAGTGAAGAAGCTTCAGAAACTATTCACAAAGAAATCGAAGAGGTAACTTCATTAGAAATGCCAATGTTAGAGAAAAACATGACAATTATCTCAGCTTTAGTATCTTTAGGTACATTAGGAGGATTGTTAGGAACAGTATCTGGTATGATTAAAGCATTTAGCGCGTTAGCTTCTACAGGTTCTCCTGACCAAGCTGCATTAGCAAATGGTATTTCTGAGGCACTTGTAAATACTGCAACAGGTATTAGTACTTCTATCTTTGCTATTATTGCTTACAACTTCTTTACATCTAAAATTGATGATTTGACTTACTCTATTGATGAGGCTGGTACTACTATCGTAAATACTTACAGACATTTCAGAGGAAGTTTAAGACAATAA
- a CDS encoding ExbD/TolR family protein, translating into MAKIKMKKKSMSTDMTAMCDVAFLLLTFFILTATAKVPEALPVDTPSSTVQTKLPETDLATITIGKGKVFFDLKGREVRTRTLELMGEKYGVAFSDKDKSEFALMEGFGVPITSLKQIIDMKAADRSKAGQPGIPKDSLDNQLKEWIYNARIANIEVADKELQFAIKGDAKEEYPAIRKVMDILQDQKINTFNLVTGLRGKDF; encoded by the coding sequence ATGGCAAAAATAAAAATGAAAAAAAAGTCAATGTCTACGGACATGACTGCCATGTGTGATGTTGCGTTTCTTTTGTTGACATTCTTTATTTTGACTGCTACCGCAAAAGTGCCTGAGGCACTTCCTGTAGACACGCCTTCATCTACTGTACAAACTAAATTACCTGAAACGGATTTAGCTACTATTACAATAGGAAAAGGAAAAGTATTTTTTGATTTAAAAGGAAGAGAAGTTCGTACAAGAACTTTGGAGCTAATGGGAGAAAAATATGGTGTTGCTTTTTCTGATAAAGATAAAAGTGAATTTGCTTTGATGGAAGGATTTGGTGTTCCAATTACAAGTTTGAAACAAATCATCGACATGAAAGCAGCTGATAGAAGTAAAGCTGGTCAACCTGGTATTCCTAAAGATTCTTTAGATAATCAGTTAAAAGAATGGATTTACAATGCGCGTATTGCAAATATTGAAGTTGCTGATAAGGAATTACAATTCGCTATAAAAGGTGATGCTAAAGAAGAGTATCCAGCGATTCGTAAAGTAATGGATATCTTGCAAGATCAAAAAATCAATACCTTTAACTTGGTTACTGGTTTGAGAGGAAAAGACTTTTAA
- a CDS encoding ExbD/TolR family protein, which yields MAELNTGDGGGGKGGKVRSKKQNAKVDLTAMVDLAFLLITFFMLTTTLSKPQSMSLGLPDKEDNKIDQKIKVDENRTMTLMLGPDNKLVYYMGLLATPIAGPKDIAYGKDGIRKELLSRKKSVLEYSAAKGKPKNGIIVIIKPTKKSSYKNLVDILDEMAITGVETYAIVNDFSPEETKLVDKK from the coding sequence ATGGCTGAATTAAATACCGGCGACGGTGGAGGCGGAAAAGGTGGTAAAGTAAGAAGTAAAAAGCAAAACGCAAAAGTAGATTTAACTGCGATGGTGGATTTGGCTTTCTTATTGATCACGTTCTTTATGCTTACCACAACGTTGTCAAAGCCTCAATCGATGAGCTTGGGGTTGCCAGATAAAGAGGATAACAAGATAGATCAAAAAATTAAAGTTGATGAAAATCGTACAATGACTTTAATGTTGGGGCCTGACAATAAGTTAGTTTATTATATGGGATTGCTTGCAACTCCTATCGCTGGGCCTAAAGACATTGCTTATGGTAAAGACGGGATTCGTAAAGAATTGTTAAGCAGAAAAAAATCTGTTTTAGAATATTCTGCTGCAAAAGGGAAACCGAAAAACGGAATTATTGTAATCATTAAACCGACTAAAAAATCTTCTTACAAAAATTTGGTTGATATCTTGGATGAAATGGCTATTACTGGTGTAGAAACCTATGCGATTGTTAATGATTTTTCACCAGAGGAAACAAAATTGGTAGATAAAAAATAA
- a CDS encoding energy transducer TonB, which translates to MKLDIIKNQWLDIVFEGRNKIYGAYELRKSNKKTTVRALIIGSVIFSLLIAAPVIASLLPDSKTEEGTKDIKITTVKLPPKKEEVKPNLPPPPPPPPKVDQVKFVKPVVAKADEVTEEPPKLVELKEKKIGAETIKGDPDAVLTVEPVGTGTAAVVEEDNQVYNTAGIEVKPEFPGGIEKFYKFVGNNYRTPEEEGLKGKVYVTFVVEKDGSLTDIKVLRDIGYGTGTEAIRVLKKCPKWNPGEQNGKKVRVLYSLPITIQSAD; encoded by the coding sequence ATGAAATTAGATATTATAAAAAACCAGTGGCTTGATATCGTATTCGAAGGGCGTAATAAGATATATGGTGCATATGAGCTAAGAAAATCTAACAAAAAGACTACGGTAAGAGCACTTATCATAGGATCTGTTATTTTTTCACTTCTTATTGCTGCTCCAGTTATCGCGAGCCTTTTGCCAGATTCTAAAACAGAAGAAGGAACTAAGGATATTAAGATTACCACTGTAAAGTTACCGCCTAAAAAAGAGGAGGTAAAACCTAATCTTCCGCCGCCACCGCCGCCACCTCCAAAAGTGGATCAAGTGAAGTTTGTGAAGCCGGTTGTAGCAAAAGCTGATGAAGTGACTGAAGAGCCACCAAAATTAGTTGAGCTTAAAGAGAAAAAAATTGGTGCTGAAACTATTAAAGGAGATCCAGATGCAGTATTAACTGTTGAACCAGTAGGTACAGGAACTGCAGCAGTAGTTGAAGAAGATAACCAAGTATATAACACTGCTGGTATCGAAGTTAAACCAGAATTCCCTGGAGGAATTGAGAAATTCTACAAATTTGTAGGAAATAACTACAGAACTCCAGAAGAAGAAGGATTAAAAGGTAAAGTATATGTTACTTTTGTTGTTGAAAAAGACGGTTCATTAACAGACATTAAAGTTTTAAGAGATATTGGTTATGGAACAGGAACCGAAGCTATTAGAGTTTTAAAGAAATGTCCAAAATGGAATCCAGGTGAGCAAAATGGTAAAAAAGTTAGAGTATTATATTCTCTTCCTATTACTATCCAATCTGCAGACTAA
- a CDS encoding PstS family phosphate ABC transporter substrate-binding protein: MLKNSKILLLVAFGFLFITCNQKDKSKDEKETILKGTMDIAVDETLVPIVEDQVAVFEGTYDAKITIKPKSEAEIINDLLNQKATVAFTARDLTKEERAIFNQKKIVPKVTPVATDAIAFISNKGNNDTLIALKSVINFMQGKPEANIKGLVFDNPNSSTVRYLKTLAGIKDIPKEGVFSFKTNEEVIKFVSENAGMIGVVGVNWLSQPSPELKNYVAKVNVLSVKGLTSDKFIAPTQNNIAEQTYPLARDLYIINCQGYSGLGIGFASFVGGDIGQRIILKSGLLPIRVPGRKLIIRNEIIKEKE; the protein is encoded by the coding sequence ATGCTTAAGAATAGTAAAATTTTGTTATTAGTGGCGTTTGGCTTCTTGTTTATTACTTGTAATCAGAAAGATAAGAGTAAAGATGAAAAGGAGACTATACTTAAAGGGACTATGGATATTGCGGTGGACGAAACATTGGTTCCCATTGTTGAAGATCAGGTAGCTGTTTTTGAAGGAACTTATGATGCAAAGATTACTATTAAGCCTAAATCTGAAGCTGAAATTATTAATGATTTATTAAATCAAAAAGCTACTGTTGCTTTTACTGCAAGAGATTTAACTAAAGAAGAGAGAGCTATTTTTAATCAAAAGAAAATAGTTCCTAAAGTAACACCAGTTGCTACAGATGCAATTGCATTTATTTCAAACAAAGGCAATAATGATACGTTAATCGCGTTGAAAAGTGTAATTAATTTTATGCAAGGTAAGCCAGAAGCAAATATCAAAGGATTAGTCTTTGATAATCCGAACTCGAGTACAGTGCGATATTTGAAAACTTTAGCAGGGATTAAAGATATTCCTAAAGAAGGTGTTTTCTCATTTAAAACCAATGAGGAAGTAATTAAATTCGTGTCTGAAAATGCAGGAATGATTGGAGTTGTTGGTGTAAATTGGTTATCACAACCATCTCCTGAATTAAAAAATTATGTAGCTAAAGTAAATGTGTTGAGCGTAAAAGGCCTTACTAGTGATAAATTTATTGCTCCAACTCAAAACAACATAGCAGAACAGACTTATCCTTTGGCACGTGATTTGTATATTATAAACTGTCAGGGATACTCTGGATTAGGTATTGGGTTTGCTTCTTTTGTAGGAGGGGATATTGGACAAAGAATAATTTTAAAATCTGGATTATTGCCAATACGAGTTCCTGGAAGAAAGCTCATTATTAGAAATGAAATTATTAAAGAAAAAGAATAA
- a CDS encoding tetratricopeptide repeat protein produces MNKFKIFSVALMATAAGAYAQDISQAKKAIDAEQFEKAKTVLQSIIKAKPTDGEAPFILGNVYLSQQVADSAKIYYLNSVAASSRANLGYIGLGQLDLDNKNTTAAQANFASATKPMKRKDIEEFIYIGRAYMNSVNPDYKNAIATLNRALAIDPQNAQVLLALGDAYYGDNNQNEAYKSYRNAFQADPTLLRAKMQLGVLLKGAKSYDEAIKAFNEVIALDANYGPVYRELAETYYKWARNKPSTREANYQKAITNYEKYLSLTDYSIHSRMRHADFLILVEDYKALEKEANEMVKLDKVNPRIFRYLGYAAYENGNVDVAIKSLEDYVKNPANKIIAKDYLYLGFAKIKKGTSADGASIEPAAFEAGLVDIRKAVAMEPLAVQDLGDLGKALFTKKLYKEAAMLFEFGTKVPESSTYLDDNVYYGLSIFYDNNKANVKPDAIALQKADAAFVNVITASPNYQEAYLYRARTNRLLENDEEMTKNYETYIAKSTEKGAEELAKPAVKAKFVEAYNNMAASYANTDKAKAIEFFNKTLALDPTNAYATQSLNTLK; encoded by the coding sequence ATGAATAAATTTAAAATTTTTAGTGTTGCGTTAATGGCGACAGCTGCGGGAGCTTATGCGCAAGACATAAGCCAGGCTAAAAAAGCTATCGATGCAGAGCAATTTGAAAAAGCAAAAACAGTTCTACAATCAATTATTAAAGCAAAACCAACAGATGGTGAAGCTCCATTTATATTGGGTAATGTTTACTTAAGTCAACAAGTTGCTGACTCAGCTAAGATATATTATCTTAATAGCGTAGCTGCATCAAGCCGTGCTAATCTTGGTTATATTGGTTTAGGTCAATTAGATTTAGATAATAAAAATACAACGGCAGCTCAGGCTAATTTTGCTTCAGCTACTAAGCCAATGAAAAGAAAAGATATAGAAGAGTTTATCTATATTGGTAGAGCATACATGAATTCTGTTAACCCAGATTACAAAAATGCGATTGCTACTTTAAACCGTGCATTGGCAATAGATCCACAAAATGCTCAAGTACTTTTAGCACTTGGAGATGCATATTATGGAGATAACAATCAAAATGAAGCTTATAAATCATATCGTAATGCATTCCAAGCAGATCCAACTTTGTTGAGAGCAAAAATGCAACTTGGAGTATTGTTAAAAGGTGCAAAATCTTATGACGAGGCTATTAAAGCGTTTAATGAGGTTATTGCTTTAGATGCAAATTACGGTCCTGTTTATAGAGAATTAGCTGAAACATATTACAAATGGGCAAGAAATAAGCCTTCTACAAGAGAAGCTAATTATCAAAAAGCGATTACTAATTATGAGAAATACTTAAGTCTTACAGATTATTCTATTCACTCTAGAATGCGTCATGCAGATTTCTTAATTTTAGTTGAAGACTATAAAGCTTTAGAGAAAGAAGCGAATGAAATGGTTAAGCTAGATAAAGTTAATCCTAGAATTTTTAGATACTTAGGATATGCTGCTTATGAAAATGGTAATGTAGATGTTGCTATTAAATCATTAGAAGATTATGTAAAAAACCCTGCAAACAAGATAATTGCTAAAGATTACTTGTATTTAGGTTTTGCAAAAATTAAAAAAGGAACAAGTGCTGATGGTGCTTCAATTGAGCCAGCTGCATTCGAAGCAGGTTTAGTTGACATTAGAAAAGCTGTCGCAATGGAGCCTTTAGCTGTTCAGGATTTAGGTGATCTTGGAAAAGCTTTGTTTACTAAAAAATTATACAAAGAAGCTGCTATGCTTTTTGAATTTGGAACTAAAGTTCCTGAGTCTTCAACTTACTTAGATGATAATGTTTATTACGGATTGTCTATATTTTATGATAACAATAAAGCTAATGTGAAACCAGATGCAATTGCTTTGCAAAAAGCAGACGCTGCATTTGTAAATGTAATCACAGCTTCACCAAATTATCAAGAGGCTTATCTTTACAGAGCAAGAACAAACAGATTGCTTGAAAATGATGAGGAGATGACTAAAAATTACGAGACATATATTGCAAAATCTACTGAAAAAGGAGCTGAAGAACTTGCTAAACCAGCAGTTAAAGCTAAATTTGTAGAAGCTTACAATAATATGGCTGCAAGTTATGCTAATACTGACAAAGCAAAAGCAATTGAGTTTTTCAATAAAACTTTAGCATTGGATCCTACTAATGCATACGCAACACAGTCTTTGAATACTTTAAAATAA